The Deltaproteobacteria bacterium genome has a window encoding:
- a CDS encoding argininosuccinate synthase, whose translation MKIVLAYSGGLDTSVMVHWLKENYQSEVVCFIADIGQKEDFTRIREKALRSGAKRAYVADLREEFVGDFVFPMLRANAVYEGGYLLGTSIARPLIAKKQLEVAVREKADALAHGATGKGNDQVRFELTYYALKPDARVIAPWREWDFKSRSDLMAYAKRQGVPVPVTRAKPYSSDQNLFHISYEGGILEDPWKEPPQNLFTMTRNPEAAPTKPITIEVEYQRGNPVAVNGRKLSPARLLERLNRIAGAHGIGRTDIVENRYVGMKSRGVYETPGGTVLHVAHRAIESLTMDREVMHLRDSLISRYAELVYYGYWFSPEREVLQKLIDEAQKNVTGKVRLKLYKGNCGVVGRKSPRSLFREDYATFEKDSVYHQADAEGFIRLNALRLKLKRSSSP comes from the coding sequence ATGAAAATTGTCCTCGCCTACTCGGGTGGGCTTGATACCTCGGTCATGGTTCATTGGCTCAAGGAAAACTATCAGAGCGAGGTGGTCTGCTTTATTGCCGATATCGGACAGAAGGAGGACTTTACCCGCATCAGAGAAAAGGCTCTCCGGTCGGGTGCCAAGCGGGCGTACGTTGCCGACCTGCGGGAAGAGTTTGTCGGCGATTTCGTCTTTCCGATGCTTCGCGCAAATGCCGTTTATGAAGGAGGCTACCTTTTGGGAACCTCGATTGCGCGCCCTCTCATTGCCAAAAAGCAATTGGAGGTGGCGGTTAGGGAAAAGGCAGATGCGCTGGCCCACGGAGCGACGGGCAAGGGGAATGACCAGGTCCGGTTTGAATTGACCTACTATGCCTTGAAGCCGGATGCCCGGGTCATCGCCCCCTGGAGGGAGTGGGACTTCAAGTCACGGTCAGATCTGATGGCGTATGCCAAAAGGCAGGGGGTACCGGTCCCGGTGACTAGGGCGAAACCTTACAGCTCGGATCAGAATCTCTTTCATATCAGCTACGAAGGTGGAATTCTGGAAGATCCATGGAAAGAGCCTCCTCAAAACCTTTTTACCATGACCCGCAATCCGGAGGCCGCCCCCACGAAACCAATCACGATTGAGGTTGAATACCAGCGGGGGAATCCGGTTGCGGTCAATGGCAGAAAATTGTCGCCTGCCAGGCTCCTTGAGCGTTTGAATCGGATTGCGGGAGCGCATGGGATCGGTCGCACCGACATTGTTGAGAACCGGTATGTCGGGATGAAAAGTCGCGGGGTTTACGAAACTCCAGGAGGGACCGTTCTCCATGTTGCCCATCGGGCAATAGAGAGCCTGACAATGGATCGGGAGGTGATGCACCTTCGAGACTCGTTGATTTCCCGATACGCAGAGCTCGTCTATTATGGGTACTGGTTTTCTCCGGAGCGGGAGGTTCTCCAGAAATTGATCGATGAGGCGCAAAAAAATGTGACCGGCAAGGTACGCTTGAAACTCTATAAAGGAAACTGTGGTGTGGTCGGGCGTAAGTCTCCCCGATCGCTTTTCAGGGAAGATTATGCCACGTTTGAAAAGGACTCGGTTTATCATCAGGCGGATGCAGAAGGATTTATCCGATTAAATGCCTTGCGGCTCAAACTGAAAAGATCTTCTTCTCCTTGA
- a CDS encoding alanine--glyoxylate aminotransferase family protein — translation MRKYRLFAPGPTAVAESASLAMAGSIIHHRTRAFEAVLEEVRRGLKWLFQTKNEILILASSGTGAMEGAVTNLFSKGEKVIVVDGGKFGERWWKICKAYGVEPEIIKVPWGEAVSPADVEKLLKKGGYKGVLVQASESSTGVTHPIEKLADLTRGMKDCLLVVDAISALGAMDLPMDRWGIDALIGASQKALALPPGLALIGLSDKAWQAAEKGNLPRFYFDFRKELKGLVTNQTAYTPAIGLIFGLAERLKAMQTEGLQPLFERHQRLSDGMRAGVTALGLALFAKSPVNSLTAVIAPSGIDGQKIYKTLQEKYNLTIAGGQDDFKGKIFRLAHMGHYDDLDVVTVLAALEWTLADLGYRFEMGAGVGAAMKVLHG, via the coding sequence ATGCGGAAATACAGACTTTTTGCACCCGGCCCGACGGCGGTCGCTGAATCGGCCTCGCTGGCGATGGCGGGTTCGATCATCCACCACCGGACGCGTGCCTTTGAGGCGGTATTAGAGGAAGTCCGTCGTGGTCTGAAGTGGCTTTTCCAGACCAAAAACGAGATCTTGATTCTCGCCTCGTCCGGAACGGGCGCGATGGAAGGGGCAGTGACCAACCTCTTTTCAAAGGGAGAGAAGGTCATCGTTGTAGATGGAGGTAAATTTGGTGAACGCTGGTGGAAGATCTGCAAGGCGTATGGGGTAGAGCCAGAGATCATCAAAGTTCCTTGGGGCGAGGCTGTTTCCCCGGCTGATGTTGAAAAACTTCTCAAAAAAGGTGGCTACAAGGGGGTGCTTGTTCAGGCGTCCGAAAGCTCCACGGGTGTCACTCATCCGATTGAAAAACTGGCCGATTTGACCCGTGGCATGAAAGATTGTCTTTTAGTGGTCGATGCAATCTCCGCGCTGGGTGCTATGGATCTTCCAATGGACCGATGGGGGATCGATGCATTGATTGGTGCCTCTCAGAAGGCGCTTGCGTTGCCACCCGGACTTGCCTTGATCGGCCTGTCGGACAAGGCCTGGCAGGCGGCTGAAAAGGGGAATCTCCCCAGGTTTTACTTTGATTTTCGAAAGGAACTCAAAGGTCTTGTAACGAATCAGACCGCCTATACACCGGCGATCGGGTTGATTTTTGGTTTGGCCGAGAGACTCAAGGCGATGCAGACAGAGGGGCTCCAACCCCTTTTTGAGAGGCATCAGCGTCTCTCTGACGGGATGAGGGCGGGGGTGACCGCATTGGGTCTCGCGCTGTTTGCAAAATCGCCCGTCAATTCGCTCACCGCAGTAATCGCTCCCTCGGGTATTGATGGTCAGAAGATCTACAAGACGCTTCAAGAGAAATATAATCTGACGATTGCCGGCGGCCAGGATGATTTTAAAGGCAAGATATTTCGCCTGGCTCACATGGGACATTATGATGACCTCGATGTCGTGACGGTTTTGGCGGCGTTGGAATGGACGCTGGCCGATTTGGGCTATCGTTTTGAAATGGGGGCCGGTGTCGGGGCTGCCATGAAGGTGCTGCATGGCTAA
- a CDS encoding phosphoglycerate dehydrogenase, with translation MAKILVCDKLSENGEKILKSAKGITADFRSGLSEEELIKIVPQYDGLIVRSGTKITARVLEGSKLKAIGRAGIGVDNIDVTAATRKGIVVMNTPSGNAVTTAEHTLAMIFAVSRRIPEASYSVRSGKWERGKFTGSELCNKTLGIVGVGNIGRIVADRAIGLKMKVIGYDPFLSAEAAEKMGIEPVDLPELFRCSDYITVHAPLTDKTKNLVDRKAFGQMKKGVYVINCARGGIVNESDLVSAIKEGIVKGAAVDVFEKEPPPADHPFFGIPQVVTTPHLGAATDEAQEAVAVEVARMMADYFQNGTIHNAVNFPSISAEGLKILGPFIHLAEKLGSLQGQLLERLPREVRIEYRGDVAEYNLAAVTQAALKGLLSATVSDVTVNFVNASWIARERGLKVVESKFSEHKDFASLITITMEIDGTTRSVSGTIFGKMQPRIVQINEFYLEALPEGTILVIHNQDRPGVIGNIGTLLGKKKINISRMQLGLMRQSGEAIALYNVEGDLKQEVIEEIEKLPNIISVKKVVL, from the coding sequence ATGGCTAAGATCCTCGTTTGTGACAAATTGTCAGAAAATGGTGAGAAGATCCTCAAATCGGCCAAGGGGATCACGGCTGATTTCAGGTCCGGTCTATCAGAGGAGGAACTCATCAAGATTGTGCCTCAATATGACGGTCTCATTGTCCGAAGTGGCACAAAGATTACGGCGCGAGTTCTCGAGGGGTCCAAGCTCAAGGCGATCGGTCGGGCCGGGATTGGGGTCGATAATATTGATGTCACTGCGGCGACAAGAAAGGGGATTGTCGTCATGAACACCCCGTCTGGCAACGCCGTCACAACGGCGGAGCATACCCTTGCGATGATCTTTGCCGTTTCACGCCGGATTCCAGAGGCGTCTTATTCAGTCCGCTCCGGCAAGTGGGAGCGTGGAAAATTTACCGGAAGTGAGTTGTGCAACAAGACACTCGGCATTGTCGGTGTTGGCAATATTGGACGAATCGTCGCCGACCGGGCGATCGGTCTTAAGATGAAGGTGATTGGATATGATCCTTTCCTTTCTGCTGAGGCGGCTGAAAAAATGGGCATCGAGCCGGTCGATCTTCCGGAGCTCTTCCGTTGTTCTGATTATATTACGGTTCACGCGCCACTGACCGACAAGACAAAGAATCTGGTCGACCGGAAGGCGTTTGGTCAGATGAAGAAGGGGGTTTATGTCATCAACTGTGCTCGGGGTGGCATTGTGAATGAGTCCGATCTTGTCTCCGCGATCAAGGAGGGGATTGTTAAAGGGGCGGCCGTCGATGTTTTTGAAAAAGAGCCACCACCGGCCGATCATCCATTTTTTGGAATTCCCCAGGTTGTGACGACGCCGCATCTCGGAGCCGCTACGGATGAGGCTCAGGAGGCGGTTGCTGTGGAGGTTGCCCGCATGATGGCGGACTATTTTCAGAATGGAACGATTCATAACGCCGTTAATTTCCCCTCGATCTCGGCTGAGGGGCTCAAAATTCTGGGCCCCTTTATTCACTTGGCGGAGAAACTTGGGTCGCTTCAGGGACAACTTCTGGAGAGATTGCCGCGAGAGGTCCGGATTGAATATCGGGGGGATGTTGCCGAGTACAACCTGGCTGCCGTTACCCAGGCGGCGCTCAAGGGTCTGCTTTCGGCAACCGTGAGCGATGTCACCGTGAATTTTGTGAACGCCTCATGGATCGCCCGTGAGCGAGGCTTAAAGGTTGTCGAGTCAAAATTCAGTGAACACAAGGATTTTGCGAGCCTCATCACCATTACGATGGAAATCGATGGGACAACCCGCTCGGTTTCCGGAACAATTTTTGGGAAGATGCAGCCACGAATTGTTCAGATCAATGAATTTTACCTGGAGGCGTTGCCGGAGGGGACGATTCTCGTAATTCACAATCAGGACCGGCCCGGCGTTATTGGAAATATCGGGACGCTGCTCGGCAAGAAAAAGATCAATATCTCCCGGATGCAGCTAGGATTGATGCGGCAGAGTGGAGAGGCGATCGCGCTTTACAATGTGGAGGGAGATCTGAAACAAGAGGTGATTGAAGAGATCGAGAAGCTGCCGAACA